GTGTGGACGAAGAAGCCGCTCTTCAGCTTGGGCTCGAACCAGGTCGACTTGGGGGGCATGATGGCGCCGGCATCGGCGATCGCCATGAGCTGGGCCACCGAGACGGGGTACATCGCGAAGGCAACCGCATCCTGGCCTGACTGCACGCGTTGTTCGAGTTCGGCCGTTCCACGGATGCCACCGACGAAGTCGATCCGCTGATCGACGCGGACGTCGCCGATGCCGAGGATCGGCGCGAGGACGCGCTCGTGGAGCAACGACGCGTCGAGCGAGCCAATCGGGTCGTCGGCAGCGATGGACGCCGAGTCGAGGCGCAACCTGTGCCAGCTGCCGTCGACATAGATGCCGAACGTCCCGGCCGCATCGGGCACGGGTGTCGTGGTTGGGGTCAGGGTGCCCACCGCAGCGAGCCGCAAGAGAAACGCCGCCGGCGTGAGGCCATGCAGATCCTTCACGACGCGATTGTACGAGAGGATGTGAAGTTGATCCGACGGAAAGAGCACCGCGAGGAACCAGTTGTAGTCCTCGTCGCCGGTGTGGTGCGGGTTGGCCGCCCGCAATGCCTTGCCGGTACGCCACGCGGAGGCGCAGCGATGGTGCCCGTCGGCCACATAGCAATCCGGCATCGCCGCAAACGCGGCAGCATAGGCCTCGGTATCAACGACGCGCCAGACCCGCTGGCGAACCCCGTCATACGTGACCAGATCGTAGAGCGGCTCCTGCGCCATCGTGGCGGCGTTGAGCGCGGCCAGCGAGGCTTCCGGCCGGTGCGTCAGGAAGACCGGCTCCGCGTGCGCGGCAAGGGTCAGCACGTGGCGGGTGCGGTCGTCCTCTTTGTCGGGCCGCGTCTTCTCGTGCTTCTTGATCAGGTCGGCTTCGTAGTCGTCGACATGGACGCAGCCAACCACGCCGACCTGTGCCTGTCCCTCACGAGTCAGTTCGTAGAGGTAGAAGGCGGCTGTGTCGTCATGGACGAAGGTGCCGTCGGCGAGCACGCGGTCGAGATTCTCCTTCGCCTTGGCGTAGATCCGATCATCGTGCGGGTCGGTCTCGGGAGGGAGGTCGATGTCGGACCGCCCCACGTGGAGGAAGGAGAGCGGATTGCCGGCGGCCAGCGCAGCCGCCTCGGCACGATTGACGACATCGTAGGGCGGCGCGACGACGCGATCAACCAGATCGGGCCTCGGGCGCCACGCTCGGAAAGGACTGAATCGGATACGCCCTCCGGGGGCGGTGCAGGTGCGAGGGGGGAACCTCGGATGATACCCCCGGCGGGCCACCGGCAGGTAGTCGGACCTGGGCGTGTCGACCCTTGACGGGTACGCCCAGCGGGCCGAGAATGGGGTGGCCGGACCCCGGCCTATCCTGCGGTTCCCCCTTCCCCGCCACCTACTTTCCCCATGACCTGGCTCGCCTCGATCGCGATTGCCATCCTCTCCGGCCTCGCCACCATGCTCGCCGCCGGCTTCGTGGCCACGCTGGCCGTGGACTGGCACCGGATCTCCTCGTTCGAGGGCAACTCGGGCTACTTCGTCGTGGGGCTGGCGCTCGTCGGGCTGGTCGGCGGGCTCCTCGTCGGCTTCGTGGTCTCACGCTACCTCGGTCCCGGATTCTTCAAGGCCGTGGGGGTAGCTCTCCTGATCACCGGCAGCTGCATCGGCCTCATCGGGGGATCTCCCGGTTGATGGCGGACGTGCCACCGACCCTCGGCGGCGAGGCAGTGGCGCAGGCCGACGAGTTCCGCTGGCCAGCCGGTCAGCCGCTCCCTGCCGCTGACTCGGCCGAGTGGTTCCTCGGGTTGCACTCGGCGACTGGCGGGAGATTGCGGACCAGCCGCAACGGCCCGCTCTGGCGCGAAGATGCCCGCCTGGAGGATGGCCGATGGATCGTTCCCGGCGCCGTCTCCCTCTTCACGGAGCGGGGCGACCGGATCATCGACGTCGTGCCAGACAGCATCCTCAAGAACGGCTTCAAGGTGCCCATCGGCCGCTCGCCAAAGCGGAGCCAACTCGAATGGAGCGAGTGGCTGCCGCGGACGACCGGGCCCGATGGCATCACCTACCGCTTCCGGGTCGTCCCGGCGAATCAGCCGCTCCGCACCGAGGCGTTCGGCCCTTTCGAGGTGACCACCATCGCCCACTGGCTGGGCGAGGTGATCTACGCGGGCCAGCCGCCGATGTGGACCGCAACCGCCGAGTTCCGCATCCGCCATCGGGGGCAGCCGGTGGTCATCCAGCACAGAGCGGTCTCCACTGACGCTACCACGGCAACCGAACTGGCCAACGCGGTTGCTGCCATCGATGGGCCGACTCCGGCGCTCATGGTGCAGGTTGGCGCCGAGCAGGGGGTCGGCACCTGCTATCTGGTGGTGAGCGGACCGGCCATGCCGCGGGTGGAACGCGTGGGCCCGTGCGGCCACCCGATGCAGGTCGCGCCGCTCGCCAACGATGCGTCCGCGCGCGCCGAGCCGGCGCTGCTGCCGGAGGGACGCTTCGATCGCAACTCATTCGGCCGCTCGCGATACTCCCTGCTGGCGAACAATGTCCTCGACAGCGAGACACTCACCCTGCGGCCCTACGACAGCGCCGACCAGTCGCAGCTGATCGAGCGGTTGCCTCCAGCCGGGATCGCCCCGGACGCGCAGAGCTTCGTGCGGGTGGAGTGGGACGCTGAGACCACCGGCAAGATCGTGGTCGCGGTGACGCGCCTCGATGGGGGCCCCCGGTATCGACTGCCGGTCGATGCCACCCGCATGCGCTACTTCGCGATCGATCATGTCGACCCGGCGTGGGTGCTCCACCATTTCGAGTGGCGGCACACGGCCGGCCGGCCCGACAGCCTGGTTCCGCGAGCCGCCTTCAATCCGATGCCATATCGCGGCACGCTCTCGACCGATTCCGACTACCGCGAGTACCGGGTCGGACCTGCGTTGGCGGGACTTCGGCCCGCACTGATCGACTGGCTCGTGACGGAATTCAAGGCGGAGCGGGTGACCAACGACGAGGCCGCGTTCACGCAGGAGGTGAAGATCGGCGAGACGGTGATTCACGTGAGCTTCAGCCCCGACGGAGAATCACACGTGGGGGTCTGGATGGATCGGGGGCCGGACACGCAGCTTGTCGCCGAGATAGCCCGGCGATTCGACGCGGCACTGGCAACCTATCGCTTCGACACCTTCATTGGGCGGCCACCGGCGGAATGAACCCGCTCCAGCGAGGGATGTCTTGGATGGGGATCCGGCGGTAGCTTCTCGGTTCACCCTGTCCGGAGCACCGCATGTCTGTCGCCAAGGTTGCCGAGCTGATCGCCGAATCGGAAAAGAGCTTCAAGGATGCCATCGAGGTGGGCGTGGCCCGTGCCCACAAGACCATCCGCAACGTGACGGGCGCGTGGGTCGAGGGGCAGAAGGTCATTGTGAAGGAGGGGAAGATCGTGTCCTTTCGCGTCATCCTGAAAGTCACCTTCGTGCTCGACGACTGATCCATGGAGTCGACGCCCTGACGCGCGATCCCGTGGCGCCTGGGGCGCTGCCCCATCTTCGCCGGGTGACCACCTGGCTGGATGACGGCATTCGCGTGCCCGGCACGTCGTTCCGATTCGGCATCGACCCGATTCTCGGGCTGTTGCCGGGCGTCGGCGATGCTGCCGGTGCCGCGCTCTCCGCGGCCATCGTGGCGGAGGCCGTGCGGCAGGGGGTCTCGCGCTTCACCTTGACACGAATGGCCGGCAACGTGGCACTCGATGCCGCCTTCGGCACTGTGCCGCTCCTGGGCGATCTCTTCGACGCGATCTGGAAGGCCAATCGTCGGAACCTCGTCCTCCTCGAGCGGCACCTGACCGAGCCGCCAACGGCCGCACGCGCCGATCGCCGCTTCGTGGTGGTGGTGGTCGGGGCACTGGTCGTCCTGGTTGGCGCCTTGATGCTCGCCGGCGCGATGCTGAGCGTGGCCATACTGCAGTGGCTGTTCGCCCGCGTGTAAATTGAGGGCAGCGTGGTCATCATCTTGCCCCGGTACTTCTGGAGGATCGCCTGCTCCCCTCGACCCGACGCCTTCGCACCGCCTTCCTGCTCGTCCTGACGACCGCGGTCGTCGCCGGTTGCCAGCAGGCCACGCCCCAGAAGGCGGTGACCGCGCTCTATGACATCCTTCGGGACGCCAAGGTCACCGGCGCGCCGACGGTCGAACAACTGGCGCGTCTCACACCCCTGCTTGGCAACGAATTGCACGCCACCCTCGACAGCGCACGCGTCCGTCGAGACGCCGACGTGCTGGCTCACCCGGATGAGAAGCCGGCCTTCGCCGACGGCGATCTCTTCTCGTCGCTCTTCGAAGGCACAACATCAGCGGTACCGAAAGCGCCAGGAGCCGACGCCCCGGTGCATCGGTTGGTGGTCCGGTTTCGCAATGACAGCGTCTCGCCCGTGGTCGAGTGGACCGACACCGTGGTCGTGGCGATGGAGAACGGCCACTGGGTGGTCACCGATGTGCGCTACGCTGGCAATTGGCCGTTCGCCAATCGCGGAAGCCTCGTCGCCTCGATGCAGGCGGTGCTGCACCCTCCGAAGTACCCCTCGTGGCAGCTCGAGTTGGATGGCATCGGACTCGGACGCGTTGGCATGACGGTCGCAGCCGCCGAGCGTGTCCTTGGGCCGGCCAAGGTGGAGCGGCTCGAGGCAGGCGCGGTGTGTGGTTACGCCAACTTCGCCAAGTTGCCAGCGGGCGTCTCCTTCATGGTGGCCGGCGACACCCTCGTACGTGCCAACGTCAGTGCGCAAGGCGTCCGCACCGCGGAGGGGCTCGGCGTCGGGAGCAGCGAGGCGGAGGTGCGCGCGGCGTACGGCAGCCGTGTCACCGTGGAGCCACACCCGTATGTCGGGCCCGTCGGTCATTATCTCGTCGTCACCGACCCGAGTCGGCCGGCGCTGCTCATGATCTTCGAAACGGATGGGGCGAAGGTCACGTCCTTCCGGGCGGGTCGGCTCCCGGAAGTGCGCCTGATCGAAGGATGTGCCTGAGGCGCTAGCCGCGGGGGTGGAACTTGCGGTGCACGTTCCGGAGGTAGTCGCGGTCGACGTGGGTATAGATCTGGGTGGTCGAGAGGTCGGCGTGGCCGAGCATCTCCTGCACCGCCCGCAAGTCGGCGCCCCCTTCCAGCAGGTGCGTCGCGAAGGAATGCCGCAGCGTGTGGGGCGTCACCCGCTTGGTGATGCCCGCCTGCGCTGCCCGCTTCTTCACGATGCCCCACGCCCCGACCCGGCTCAAGGGTTCACCGCGGGCGTTGAGCAGCACCCTCCCTTGTGACTTCCCCCGATCGAGCTCGGCGCGCGTGGTGTGCAGATACACCGACACCGCGCTCACGATCGGTCGACCGATCGGCACCAGTCGCTCCTTCCGTCCCTTCCCGAACGCCCGCACCAGGCCGTCACCGAGCAGCAGGTCGGTGAGACCCATGTCACAGAGCTCCGAGACGCGGAGTCCGGCCCCGTAGGCCAGCTCGAGCATCGCACGATCACGCCAGGCGAGGGTCTCGTCCACCTGCGGCGCGGCGAGCAGCCGATCGACTTCCTCGACGGAGAGCGTGTCGGGCAGCGTCCGCCACTTCTTCGGCGTCTCGAGTCGATCGCTCGGGTCCTTCTCCACCAGCCCCTCGGCCGCCATGAACGCGAACCACGTCCGCACCGACGAGACGTGGCGCCGGATGGTGGCGCCACTCAACTCGAGGTCCTTGAGGAGGAAGATGAACTCGCGCAGCAACGGCGTCGTGAGCTGCCGGGGCTCGGTGATCCCCTTCGACCGCGCGAATGACACCAGGCGCGACAGGTCGCGCTGATACGCCTCGATGGTGTTGGGCGAATGCCCGGCCTCGAGCGAGAGGTGGTCGCGGAACGACGGCAGGTGAAAGGCAGCCACGAGCTCGGGAGGAAGATCGCCGAGGCTCACGGGGCGACTCGCCTCCGACGGCGCCACCAGAGGAAGCCGCCGATCGCGACGAGGATGACGAGCCCAATCCCGGCCACCTGGTTGAACTGATTCACCCAGCCGATCACCGTCTCCCAGTTTTCGCCGAGCTTCGCCGCCGCGAGAATGATTCCGCCATACCAGAGCGCGGAGGCGAAGAGAATCGGCACCAGCGCGCGCCAGGGTCCGAGATGAATCAATCCGGTGAATGGTGCCACGACGGCACGCACCCCTGGGAGGAGCCGCCCGACGAAGAGACCCAGGAGTCCGAATCGCTGGTACTCCTTCCGGACGATGGCGAGCCCCTGCTCCGGGAGGAAGCGCTTGGCGAAGCCGGATTCGAACAGGGTGTGCGAGTGCCGCGCGGCGAGCCAATACATGCCCATCGCGCCACCGACGTTGGCCACGAGGGTGATCGCGAAGATGATCCGGGCGTCGATGATGCCGCGATAGGAGAGGAACGCGCCCAGAGCGATCGCCGTGTCGGCGGGAAAGGGCGGAAAGATGTTCTCGACCGCCGCGAGCAGGGCGATCACGGCGTAGATGGCGACCGGCGGGAGCCCGGCCAGCCACTCCACCAGCCCCGCCATCAGACTGGCCGCAGCGTCGCGACGGCGATCACGGCGATCCCTTCGCCGCGGCCGAGGAAACCCATCCCCTCGTTGGTCTTGGCCTTCACCGACACCGCCCCATCGCCGACACCCAGCGCCTCGGCGAGGCGCGCCTGCATCGCGGGGACATGCGGCGCCAGCTTCGGCGCCTGCGCGATGACGGTGATGTCGCACTGCTGCATGGTCCAGCCGGCGGCAATCACGCGGCGGTGCGCCTCGATCAGCAGCGGAATCGAGTCGGCATTGGCGTAGGCCGGATCGGTGTCGGGGAAGAGCCGGCCGATGTCGCCCAGCGCCGCGGCGCCGAGGATCGCGTCCGTGAGCGCGTGAGAGACCGCGTCGGCGTCGGAATGGCCGACAAGGCCCAGCGAATACGGAATGGTGACGCCGCCGAGGATCAGCGGGCGCCCGGCACCGAAACGGTGCGAGTCGTAGCCGATCCCGACGCGAATCACGCGACCGCCGCCAGAGGCGACTCGATCAGCGAGTAGTCCTGCCGACGCCGCGCCGGGTGCATGCCGGCATCACGAATGGCGCGTTCCATCTCCTCGATCGTGGCGCGGTACGTCGTGCCGGCGGCGGAGACGACGTTCTCCTCCATCATCAGCGACCCGAAGTCGTTGGCACCAAAGCGCAGGGCCACTTGCCCCACCTTCAGCCCCATCGTCACCCAACTGGCCTGCATGTTGGGGATGTTGTCAACGAGGATGCGGGCGGTGGCCAGCGTGCGCAGGTAGGTGACGGCGTCGGTCTTGACGCGGTCGCTCATTGCCGTCCCTTCCGGCTGCAGCGGCCAGGCAATGAACGCGGTGAAGCCACCGGTGCGCGCCTGCACTTCGCGGATGCGGAAGAAGTGTTCGATCCGATCGGCGTCGGACTCGCCCAGGCCGTACATCATCGTCACCGAGGTCTTCATCCCCTGGCGATGCGCCTCTTCCTGCACGCCGAGCCACTCGTCGGTCTGCGCCTTCTTCTTGGCGACGCGCTCGCGCACTTCGTCCACCAGGATCTCGCCGCCACCACCGGGAATCGAATCGAGACCGGCCTCGTGCAGCTGGCGCACGACCTCGGGCATCGGGATCCGGAAGCGCTCCGAGAAGAAGACCACTTCCGACGGCGAGAAGCCGTGGATGTGAATAGGGTGATGCACCTTGATGTAGCGCATCAGCTCGAGGTACCAGTCGAACGGGATGTACGGGTTGTGGCCGCCCTGCAGCAGGATCTGCGCGCCACCGATCGCCTTGCACTCGTCGATCTTGGCGCCGATCTCCTCGAACGAGAGGACGTACCCCTCATTGTCCTTCGGCCGGCGGTAGAAGGCGCAGAAGGCGCAGTCGGCCACGCAGACGTTGGTGTAGTTGATGTTCCGGTCGATGATGTACGACACCGTCGGATCCGGGTGGAGCCGGTGGCGGGTGGCATCGGCCAGGGCGCCGAGTTCGAGCAGCGGGGCGCGCTGGTAGAGCTCGAGCGCCTCGCGAAACTCGCTGCTACTGCGATCCACGGTGCTCATTCAGGCCGCCGTGAGAAAGGTGAGTGAGCCATTCGGTACCAGTCCGTCGGCGGCGAGGCGCCCGAAGAATTCGGTCAGCCCCGCGAGGTGCCGGTAGGAGAGATCGTAGTCGAGGTCGCCGAGATAGGCGCGGCAGGTGGCCGCCGGGATCCCGGTGCGTGCGGCCGCTTCGGCGGCAATGATGTCGAGGTTCCCCACGCCCCAGTCGCGCGAGGCGCAGAGCCGCTCGTGCAGGGCCAGTGCTTCGGTGCGATCGGCGTCGCGGCGGGCCGCCCAGACGGCGAAGACGAAGGGCAGCCCGGTCCATTCCTTCCACGCCTGCCCCAGGTCGATGAACACTGGGTACTGCCCCGAGGCGCGGAGGTGGAGCGCGGCGTCGCCGATCACCAGCACCGCGTCGTGCGGCAGCGCCTGCAAGCCCGCCAGGTCGTTCGGCTCGGCGCGCACCGTCGCGAACTGCGGTGTCACCTGCCAGCGGTGCTTGCAGAGCAGTTCGAGCAGCAGCACCGACGTGCGCGACGAGGCGGTGCGGAGCACGGTGGCCCCGTCGAGTTCGTTGACCGGCCGCTTCGAGAAGAGCGCCACGGAGTGGACCGGGCCATCGCAGGAGATGGCGAGGTTCGGCAGCAGGTGGTAGAGCGAGGCGTCGCGGGCATACTCCACCGCTGAGACGGCGCTCACGTCGAGCTCGCCGGCCGCGAGGAGGTCGTTCAATTCTGCGGCCGTGGCGGTGACCACTTCGGCGCCGCAGGAGACCACACCCCGGTCCATCGCCGCGAAGACCGGGGCGGTGTTGATCCAGGGGAGCCGGCCCAGCCTCACGCGGCGTGCACCACGGGCAACGACATCCGCGACGTGCCGCCCTTCGGCATCACCAGGTCGGTGAAGTCGGTGCGGACCGCCTCGTAGAGCGAATTGCGCTCGACCGGAATCTTCTGGGCGTCGCGAATCAGCGACACCAGCCCCTCGTACGGCATGTGCATCTGGGTCGTGGCGCCGGCCTCGTGATAGACCCGCTCGTACACCACCGTCCCCTCGACGTCGTCGCAGCCGAACGCCAGCGCGATCTGCGACAGGAACGGCGTGACCATCGGCCAGTGCGTCTTGACGTGCGCGATGTTGTCGAGGAAGAGCCGCCCGACGGCGATGTTCTTGAGGTCCTCGAAGCCGGTCGTGGCAGTACCGACCCGCCCGAGCTCCTCGCCGAGTTCGTTGTTCTCGGTGTGATAGGCGAGCGGGATGTAGGTCAGGAAGCCGCCGGTCTCGTCCTGCAGCTCGCGCAGCATCGAGAGGTGTTCGATCCGGTCGTCGGCCGTCTCGACATGGCCGTAGAGCATGGTGCAGTTGGTCGGGATGCCGAGGCCGTGGGCCTCGCGGTGCACCTTGATCCACTCGGCGCCGGTCAGCTTCCGCTCGGCGATCGTCGCGCGCACGGCGGTCGAGAACACTTCGGCGCCGCCACCGGGCATCGAGGTGAGGCCAGCGTCCTTGAGCGCGATCAGCACCTCGCGCACCGACGTCTTCTCGATCCGCGCCAGGTGCGCGATCTCGACCGCGGTCAGCGCCTTGATGTGGATGTGCGGATGCCGCTCCTTGAGGCCGCGGATCATGTCGGTGTAGTACGACAGCGGGAGCTTCGGGTGGAGGCCGCCGACGATGTGGAATTCCTTGGTCGGCCCACC
The DNA window shown above is from Gemmatimonadota bacterium and carries:
- a CDS encoding DUF1015 domain-containing protein; protein product: MRFSPFRAWRPRPDLVDRVVAPPYDVVNRAEAAALAAGNPLSFLHVGRSDIDLPPETDPHDDRIYAKAKENLDRVLADGTFVHDDTAAFYLYELTREGQAQVGVVGCVHVDDYEADLIKKHEKTRPDKEDDRTRHVLTLAAHAEPVFLTHRPEASLAALNAATMAQEPLYDLVTYDGVRQRVWRVVDTEAYAAAFAAMPDCYVADGHHRCASAWRTGKALRAANPHHTGDEDYNWFLAVLFPSDQLHILSYNRVVKDLHGLTPAAFLLRLAAVGTLTPTTTPVPDAAGTFGIYVDGSWHRLRLDSASIAADDPIGSLDASLLHERVLAPILGIGDVRVDQRIDFVGGIRGTAELEQRVQSGQDAVAFAMYPVSVAQLMAIADAGAIMPPKSTWFEPKLKSGFFVHTFDPKTPGGATQ
- a CDS encoding 2-C-methyl-D-erythritol 2,4-cyclodiphosphate synthase, giving the protein MIRVGIGYDSHRFGAGRPLILGGVTIPYSLGLVGHSDADAVSHALTDAILGAAALGDIGRLFPDTDPAYANADSIPLLIEAHRRVIAAGWTMQQCDITVIAQAPKLAPHVPAMQARLAEALGVGDGAVSVKAKTNEGMGFLGRGEGIAVIAVATLRPV
- the xerD gene encoding site-specific tyrosine recombinase XerD, whose amino-acid sequence is MSLGDLPPELVAAFHLPSFRDHLSLEAGHSPNTIEAYQRDLSRLVSFARSKGITEPRQLTTPLLREFIFLLKDLELSGATIRRHVSSVRTWFAFMAAEGLVEKDPSDRLETPKKWRTLPDTLSVEEVDRLLAAPQVDETLAWRDRAMLELAYGAGLRVSELCDMGLTDLLLGDGLVRAFGKGRKERLVPIGRPIVSAVSVYLHTTRAELDRGKSQGRVLLNARGEPLSRVGAWGIVKKRAAQAGITKRVTPHTLRHSFATHLLEGGADLRAVQEMLGHADLSTTQIYTHVDRDYLRNVHRKFHPRG
- the mqnE gene encoding aminofutalosine synthase MqnE, with product MTEQAPPTLSPVALHEERLRDPALRPIAKKVAEGSRLDAADARALYATDDLIGLGTLADYANRRKNGDRVYFSANQHINPTNVCILRNTCTFCSYARMPNEEGHYTRSLDEVYHEAATAIGGPTKEFHIVGGLHPKLPLSYYTDMIRGLKERHPHIHIKALTAVEIAHLARIEKTSVREVLIALKDAGLTSMPGGGAEVFSTAVRATIAERKLTGAEWIKVHREAHGLGIPTNCTMLYGHVETADDRIEHLSMLRELQDETGGFLTYIPLAYHTENNELGEELGRVGTATTGFEDLKNIAVGRLFLDNIAHVKTHWPMVTPFLSQIALAFGCDDVEGTVVYERVYHEAGATTQMHMPYEGLVSLIRDAQKIPVERNSLYEAVRTDFTDLVMPKGGTSRMSLPVVHAA
- the mqnC gene encoding dehypoxanthine futalosine cyclase, whose translation is MSTVDRSSSEFREALELYQRAPLLELGALADATRHRLHPDPTVSYIIDRNINYTNVCVADCAFCAFYRRPKDNEGYVLSFEEIGAKIDECKAIGGAQILLQGGHNPYIPFDWYLELMRYIKVHHPIHIHGFSPSEVVFFSERFRIPMPEVVRQLHEAGLDSIPGGGGEILVDEVRERVAKKKAQTDEWLGVQEEAHRQGMKTSVTMMYGLGESDADRIEHFFRIREVQARTGGFTAFIAWPLQPEGTAMSDRVKTDAVTYLRTLATARILVDNIPNMQASWVTMGLKVGQVALRFGANDFGSLMMEENVVSAAGTTYRATIEEMERAIRDAGMHPARRRQDYSLIESPLAAVA
- a CDS encoding DUF4112 domain-containing protein, with the translated sequence MTTWLDDGIRVPGTSFRFGIDPILGLLPGVGDAAGAALSAAIVAEAVRQGVSRFTLTRMAGNVALDAAFGTVPLLGDLFDAIWKANRRNLVLLERHLTEPPTAARADRRFVVVVVGALVVLVGALMLAGAMLSVAILQWLFARV
- a CDS encoding menaquinone biosynthesis protein — translated: MRLGRLPWINTAPVFAAMDRGVVSCGAEVVTATAAELNDLLAAGELDVSAVSAVEYARDASLYHLLPNLAISCDGPVHSVALFSKRPVNELDGATVLRTASSRTSVLLLELLCKHRWQVTPQFATVRAEPNDLAGLQALPHDAVLVIGDAALHLRASGQYPVFIDLGQAWKEWTGLPFVFAVWAARRDADRTEALALHERLCASRDWGVGNLDIIAAEAAARTGIPAATCRAYLGDLDYDLSYRHLAGLTEFFGRLAADGLVPNGSLTFLTAA
- a CDS encoding dodecin domain-containing protein, yielding MSVAKVAELIAESEKSFKDAIEVGVARAHKTIRNVTGAWVEGQKVIVKEGKIVSFRVILKVTFVLDD